The Danio aesculapii chromosome 8, fDanAes4.1, whole genome shotgun sequence genome window below encodes:
- the c7a gene encoding complement component C7 isoform X2, with protein sequence MKCVFLHGVFLLSLLSSASITHAGSVRSIRSPSEPVHCLWGSWSSWSACDRCSKTQTQIRFIAVFSQFGGQPCTGSSTRTQTCISTQVCPLEEGCGGRFRCQSGKCISLSLVCNGDQDCEDGSDEQRCDRKPICKISEKSILEKPPPNVEITGQGFDAVKREARGTVINTKSFGGLCQKTFSGDHKDFYRLPQSVLRYSFQVTAKNDFTDESFASSWHYLYHYEKHEKTTGTDYGHDDYVFHDELSQSKSKNLMILKSDVEVGQFKNQDPEYLPLSEDFWKALVALPVVYDYAAYRNVLDRFGTHYISEGTLGGHFKLYLMASEDVISKLKSEKRDYEDCVVTSHSVMFFIRWSTTSCTIDTLDKSEPFYRSIPENDMKTDIIGGDPGFIAKLSMFNKYAEKENARTFSQWSGSLKYYPRIIKSKLRSLHELVKEVPCAGLKRFLLKRAIETYLTEKHSCQCRECRNNGLRVLDENVCKCVCKPGTRGQACEHGTPYDEQPGVIHGDWACWSSWSSCSGGQKSRRRLCTRPAPSGGRDCLGNTEERTACEDEEELNHLRSMEPHCFDDSIKPRESCKTPPYLPNGFVLYPKDVYPVGSKIEYTCIEGYHLIGNAIAKCQEDLNWLQYPVECKKTQCDPPQLPPDVTANPWKLNYNIGEAIALSCPEGKVKEGLDEIQCNAGLSWSPQPKNIKCLTVLRPTVATVKCQPWENLAKDKCVCKVPHQCKSSLEVCVTDEKHGRTQRLSVCKVQAMRCLGHQYSLAEDSACQWTKPSTNDCTHCTLGETCDEQTNSCRCKTSEECSSPDTWIHVCAQQDKASAPVTMTECEAAMRKCRGESIHIVSIQACQS encoded by the exons ATGAAG tgtgtgtttctgcatggaGTTTTTCTTCTCTCACTGTTGTCTTCAGCATCAATTACACA TGCAGGGTCAGTGAGGTCCATCAGGTCACCGTCTGAACCTGTGCATTGCCTGTGGGGCTCCTGGTCCAGCTGGTCAGCCTGTGATCGCTGCTCCAAAACACAG ACACAGATCCGCTTCATAGCAGTCTTCTCTCAGTTTGGCGGTCAGCCTTGCACTGGAAGCTCAACTCGCACACAGACATGCATTTCGACTCAGGTCTGTCCCCTAGAGGAGGGATGCGGAGGACGTTTCCGATGCCAGTCTG GGAAATGTATCAGCCTATCTTTAGTGTGCAATGGTGATCAGGATTGTGAGGATGGTTCAGATGAGCAGAGATGTGACAGGAAACCGATCTGTAAAATCTCTGAAAAGTCTATTCTGGAAAAGCCTCCACCGAATGTAGAGATCACTGGTCAAGG GTTTGACGCAGTGAAGAGAGAAGCCAGAGGAACTGTCATCAACACTAAGAGCTTTGGGGGTCTGTGCCAAAAGACCTTCAGTGGAGACCACAAAGACTTTTATAGACTTCCTCAAAGTGTTCTCAGATATTCTTTCCAA GTAACAGCAAAAAACGATTTTACAGATGAGTCCTTTGCCAGTTCTTGGCACTACTTATATCACTatgaaaaacatgaaaaaacaacagGCACAGACTATGGGCACGATGATTATGTCTTCCATGATGAACTATCACAGTCTAAG TCCAAAAATCTGATGATTTTAAAGAGTGATGTGGAAGTGGGCCAGTTCAAGAATCAGGACCCAGAATATCTGCCACTTTCAGAAGACTTCTGGAAAGCTCTGGTGGCACTGCCTGTTGTATATGATTACGCTGCCTACCGCAATGTGCTGGACAGATTTGGCACCCACTATATTTCAGAAGGCACTCTTGGGGGCCATTTTAAATTATACCTGATGGCCAGCGAAGATGTTATTTCTAAACTGA AATCTGAGAAAAGAGACTATGAGGATTGTGTCGTAACGAGCCATTCAGTCATGTTTTTTATTCGGTGGTCCACAACATCTTGCACGATAGACACTCTTGATAAAAGCGAACCATTTT ATAGAAGCATACCAGAAAATGATATGAAAACAGATATCATTGGTGGAGATCCTGGATTTATTGCAAAACTGTCAATGTTTAACAAATACGCTGAAAAAGAGAATGCCAGGACCTTTTCCCAGTGGTCTGGTTCACTGAAGTACTATCCACGCATCATCAAATCCAAG CTCAGATCTCTACATGAGCTGGTGAAAGAAGTGCCGTGTGCAGGGCTGAAAAGGTTTCTCTTAAAGCGTGCAATTGAGACATACCTCACAGAGAAACACTCATGTCAATGCAGAGAATGCCGGAATAATGGGCTGCGTGTGCTGGATGAAAACGTctgcaagtgtgtgtgtaaacCGGGAACTAGAGGCCAAGCCTGTGAACATGGGACGCCATATGATGAACAGCCAG GAGTGATTCACGGAGACTGGGCCTGCTGGTCTTCATGGAGCAGCTGCAGTGGAGGACAGAAGAGCCGCAGACGCTTATGCACCCGTCCTGCTCCTTCAGGCGGCCGCGACTGCCTTGGGAACACTGAAGAGAGGACAGCCTGTGAAGATGAAGAGGAATTAAACCACCTGCG CTCAATGGAGCCTCACTGCTTTGATGATTCAATTAAACCCAGGGAAAGCTGTAAAACGCCGCCCTACCTTCCTAATGGCTTTGTTTTG TATCCTAAAGATGTGTATCCGGTGGGAAGTAAGATTGAGTATACTTGTATCGAAGGCTATCATTTGATTGGTAATGCTATAGCTAAATGTCAAGAAGATCTGAACTGGCTGCAGTACCCAGTGGAGTGCAAAA AAACACAATGTGATCCTCCTCAGCTTCCTCCAGATGTCACCGCAAACCCCTGGAAACTGAACTATAACATCGGTGAAGCCATCGCTCTCTCCTGTCCTGAAGGCAAAGTCAAAGAAGGTCTGGATGAGATTCAGTGCAATGCTGGCCTTTCCTGGTCACCACAACCAAAAAACATCAAGTGTCTCACAG TATTAAGGCCGACGGTTGCGACAGTAAAATGCCAGCCATGGGAGAACCTGGCAAAGGacaaatgtgtgtgtaaagttcCTCACCAGTGCAA GTCTTCTTTAGAAGTGTGTGTGACTGATGAGAAACACGGTCGGACACAGAGGCTGAGTGTGTGTAAAGTTCAGGCCATGCGGTGTCTGGGTCATCAGTACAGCCTTGCTGAAGACTCTGCCTGTCAGTGGACAAAACCATCAACCAATGACTGTACACACTGCACACTCGGAGAAACGTGCGACG AGCAAACGAACAGCTGCCGTTGTAAGACGAGTGAGGAATGTTCATCTCCGGACACCTGGATCCATGTGTGTGCTCAGCAGGACAAAGCGTCTGCTCCAGTGACCATGACTGAGTGTGAGGCGGCCATGAGGAAGTGCAGAGGAGAATCCATCCACATTGTCAGCATTCAGGCCTGCCAGTCATAA
- the c7a gene encoding complement component C7 isoform X1 yields MKCVFLHGVFLLSLLSSASITHAGSVRSIRSPSEPVHCLWGSWSSWSACDRCSKTQTQIRFIAVFSQFGGQPCTGSSTRTQTCISTQVCPLEEGCGGRFRCQSGKCISLSLVCNGDQDCEDGSDEQRCDRKPICKISEKSILEKPPPNVEITGQGFDAVKREARGTVINTKSFGGLCQKTFSGDHKDFYRLPQSVLRYSFQVTAKNDFTDESFASSWHYLYHYEKHEKTTGTDYGHDDYVFHDELSQSKSKNLMILKSDVEVGQFKNQDPEYLPLSEDFWKALVALPVVYDYAAYRNVLDRFGTHYISEGTLGGHFKLYLMASEDVISKLKSEKRDYEDCVVTSHSVMFFIRWSTTSCTIDTLDKSEPFYRSIPENDMKTDIIGGDPGFIAKLSMFNKYAEKENARTFSQWSGSLKYYPRIIKSKLRSLHELVKEVPCAGLKRFLLKRAIETYLTEKHSCQCRECRNNGLRVLDENVCKCVCKPGTRGQACEHGTPYDEQPGVIHGDWACWSSWSSCSGGQKSRRRLCTRPAPSGGRDCLGNTEERTACEDEEELNHLRSMEPHCFDDSIKPRESCKTPPYLPNGFVLYPKDVYPVGSKIEYTCIEGYHLIGNAIAKCQEDLNWLQYPVECKKTQCDPPQLPPDVTANPWKLNYNIGEAIALSCPEGKVKEGLDEIQCNAGLSWSPQPKNIKCLTAVLRPTVATVKCQPWENLAKDKCVCKVPHQCKSSLEVCVTDEKHGRTQRLSVCKVQAMRCLGHQYSLAEDSACQWTKPSTNDCTHCTLGETCDEQTNSCRCKTSEECSSPDTWIHVCAQQDKASAPVTMTECEAAMRKCRGESIHIVSIQACQS; encoded by the exons ATGAAG tgtgtgtttctgcatggaGTTTTTCTTCTCTCACTGTTGTCTTCAGCATCAATTACACA TGCAGGGTCAGTGAGGTCCATCAGGTCACCGTCTGAACCTGTGCATTGCCTGTGGGGCTCCTGGTCCAGCTGGTCAGCCTGTGATCGCTGCTCCAAAACACAG ACACAGATCCGCTTCATAGCAGTCTTCTCTCAGTTTGGCGGTCAGCCTTGCACTGGAAGCTCAACTCGCACACAGACATGCATTTCGACTCAGGTCTGTCCCCTAGAGGAGGGATGCGGAGGACGTTTCCGATGCCAGTCTG GGAAATGTATCAGCCTATCTTTAGTGTGCAATGGTGATCAGGATTGTGAGGATGGTTCAGATGAGCAGAGATGTGACAGGAAACCGATCTGTAAAATCTCTGAAAAGTCTATTCTGGAAAAGCCTCCACCGAATGTAGAGATCACTGGTCAAGG GTTTGACGCAGTGAAGAGAGAAGCCAGAGGAACTGTCATCAACACTAAGAGCTTTGGGGGTCTGTGCCAAAAGACCTTCAGTGGAGACCACAAAGACTTTTATAGACTTCCTCAAAGTGTTCTCAGATATTCTTTCCAA GTAACAGCAAAAAACGATTTTACAGATGAGTCCTTTGCCAGTTCTTGGCACTACTTATATCACTatgaaaaacatgaaaaaacaacagGCACAGACTATGGGCACGATGATTATGTCTTCCATGATGAACTATCACAGTCTAAG TCCAAAAATCTGATGATTTTAAAGAGTGATGTGGAAGTGGGCCAGTTCAAGAATCAGGACCCAGAATATCTGCCACTTTCAGAAGACTTCTGGAAAGCTCTGGTGGCACTGCCTGTTGTATATGATTACGCTGCCTACCGCAATGTGCTGGACAGATTTGGCACCCACTATATTTCAGAAGGCACTCTTGGGGGCCATTTTAAATTATACCTGATGGCCAGCGAAGATGTTATTTCTAAACTGA AATCTGAGAAAAGAGACTATGAGGATTGTGTCGTAACGAGCCATTCAGTCATGTTTTTTATTCGGTGGTCCACAACATCTTGCACGATAGACACTCTTGATAAAAGCGAACCATTTT ATAGAAGCATACCAGAAAATGATATGAAAACAGATATCATTGGTGGAGATCCTGGATTTATTGCAAAACTGTCAATGTTTAACAAATACGCTGAAAAAGAGAATGCCAGGACCTTTTCCCAGTGGTCTGGTTCACTGAAGTACTATCCACGCATCATCAAATCCAAG CTCAGATCTCTACATGAGCTGGTGAAAGAAGTGCCGTGTGCAGGGCTGAAAAGGTTTCTCTTAAAGCGTGCAATTGAGACATACCTCACAGAGAAACACTCATGTCAATGCAGAGAATGCCGGAATAATGGGCTGCGTGTGCTGGATGAAAACGTctgcaagtgtgtgtgtaaacCGGGAACTAGAGGCCAAGCCTGTGAACATGGGACGCCATATGATGAACAGCCAG GAGTGATTCACGGAGACTGGGCCTGCTGGTCTTCATGGAGCAGCTGCAGTGGAGGACAGAAGAGCCGCAGACGCTTATGCACCCGTCCTGCTCCTTCAGGCGGCCGCGACTGCCTTGGGAACACTGAAGAGAGGACAGCCTGTGAAGATGAAGAGGAATTAAACCACCTGCG CTCAATGGAGCCTCACTGCTTTGATGATTCAATTAAACCCAGGGAAAGCTGTAAAACGCCGCCCTACCTTCCTAATGGCTTTGTTTTG TATCCTAAAGATGTGTATCCGGTGGGAAGTAAGATTGAGTATACTTGTATCGAAGGCTATCATTTGATTGGTAATGCTATAGCTAAATGTCAAGAAGATCTGAACTGGCTGCAGTACCCAGTGGAGTGCAAAA AAACACAATGTGATCCTCCTCAGCTTCCTCCAGATGTCACCGCAAACCCCTGGAAACTGAACTATAACATCGGTGAAGCCATCGCTCTCTCCTGTCCTGAAGGCAAAGTCAAAGAAGGTCTGGATGAGATTCAGTGCAATGCTGGCCTTTCCTGGTCACCACAACCAAAAAACATCAAGTGTCTCACAG CAGTATTAAGGCCGACGGTTGCGACAGTAAAATGCCAGCCATGGGAGAACCTGGCAAAGGacaaatgtgtgtgtaaagttcCTCACCAGTGCAA GTCTTCTTTAGAAGTGTGTGTGACTGATGAGAAACACGGTCGGACACAGAGGCTGAGTGTGTGTAAAGTTCAGGCCATGCGGTGTCTGGGTCATCAGTACAGCCTTGCTGAAGACTCTGCCTGTCAGTGGACAAAACCATCAACCAATGACTGTACACACTGCACACTCGGAGAAACGTGCGACG AGCAAACGAACAGCTGCCGTTGTAAGACGAGTGAGGAATGTTCATCTCCGGACACCTGGATCCATGTGTGTGCTCAGCAGGACAAAGCGTCTGCTCCAGTGACCATGACTGAGTGTGAGGCGGCCATGAGGAAGTGCAGAGGAGAATCCATCCACATTGTCAGCATTCAGGCCTGCCAGTCATAA